A window of the Acidovorax sp. YS12 genome harbors these coding sequences:
- a CDS encoding PLP-dependent aminotransferase family protein, with amino-acid sequence MLKRSAQSSLTEQLAERFAERIRNRLLPAGARLPSVRECARQQGVSPYTVVAAYDQLLAQGLVEARPQRGFFVRDAAQKMPAAPVDQAPAALKSIVREAPGAQPQAPSGARFNATVLIRGMFHQGSNTPQPGSGVLPMDWLQTSFLPAAVRKVMAEGALQDSLLGYGDPLGTPALRAALSHRLQDLGVPASPAQVMTTVGATQALDIVSRTLLKAGDPVMVEEPGWSVEFARLDALGMRVLPVPRRAEGPDLEVMARYCELHAPKLFVSVSVLHNPTGYSLAPGRAHQVLQLAQRHGFHVVEDDTYSHIAPGHATRLTVLDGLSRSIYVGGFAKILAPAWRIGYLAAPVALMERLLDTKLLSTLTTPSLLEKALALCIEQGQLRRHGERMRQRLAQARARSVQLALEAGCTFAAEPGGMFGWVETGVDTDVLAQRMLDEGYLLAPGALFHASRQPSTLMRINFSTTQDAQFWRVFQRVRAQTLEKVQKR; translated from the coding sequence CCGAGCGCTTTGCCGAGCGCATCCGCAACCGGCTGCTGCCCGCGGGCGCGCGCTTGCCCTCGGTGCGCGAGTGCGCGCGCCAGCAGGGCGTGAGCCCGTACACCGTGGTGGCGGCCTACGACCAGCTGCTGGCCCAGGGGCTGGTGGAGGCGCGGCCGCAGCGCGGCTTCTTCGTGCGCGATGCAGCGCAAAAAATGCCCGCAGCGCCCGTCGATCAAGCGCCAGCAGCTCTTAAAAGCATAGTGCGCGAGGCGCCGGGGGCGCAGCCGCAGGCGCCGTCGGGCGCGCGCTTCAACGCCACGGTGCTGATCCGGGGCATGTTCCACCAGGGCTCGAACACGCCGCAGCCGGGCTCGGGCGTGCTGCCCATGGACTGGCTGCAAACCAGCTTTTTGCCCGCCGCCGTGCGCAAGGTCATGGCCGAAGGGGCGCTGCAGGACAGCCTGCTGGGCTACGGCGACCCGCTCGGCACGCCCGCGCTGCGCGCCGCGCTGTCGCACCGCCTGCAGGACCTGGGCGTGCCCGCATCGCCCGCACAGGTGATGACCACGGTGGGCGCCACGCAGGCGCTGGACATCGTCAGCCGCACCCTGCTCAAGGCAGGCGACCCGGTGATGGTCGAGGAGCCGGGCTGGTCGGTCGAGTTCGCCCGGCTCGACGCGCTGGGCATGCGCGTGCTGCCCGTGCCGCGCCGCGCCGAAGGCCCCGACCTGGAGGTGATGGCGCGCTACTGCGAGCTGCACGCGCCCAAGCTGTTCGTCAGCGTGAGCGTGCTGCACAACCCCACGGGCTACAGCCTCGCGCCCGGGCGGGCGCACCAGGTGCTGCAACTGGCGCAGCGCCACGGCTTTCATGTGGTGGAAGACGACACCTACAGCCACATCGCCCCCGGGCACGCCACGCGCCTGACGGTGCTCGACGGCCTGTCACGCAGCATCTACGTGGGCGGCTTCGCCAAGATCCTGGCGCCCGCCTGGCGCATCGGCTACCTGGCCGCGCCCGTGGCGCTGATGGAGCGCCTGCTCGACACCAAGCTGCTGTCCACGCTCACCACGCCGTCGCTGCTGGAAAAGGCGCTGGCCCTGTGCATCGAGCAGGGCCAGCTGCGCCGCCATGGCGAGCGCATGCGCCAGCGCCTGGCCCAGGCGCGCGCGCGCAGCGTGCAACTGGCGCTGGAGGCGGGCTGCACCTTCGCCGCCGAGCCGGGCGGCATGTTCGGCTGGGTCGAAACCGGGGTGGACACCGACGTGCTGGCCCAGCGCATGCTGGACGAGGGCTACCTGCTCGCGCCCGGCGCGCTGTTCCACGCCAGCCGCCAGCCCAGCACGCTGATGCGCATCAACTTCTCCACCACGCAGGACGCGCAGTTCTGGCGCGTATTCCAGCGCGTGCGCG